The following coding sequences lie in one Metopolophium dirhodum isolate CAU chromosome 5, ASM1992520v1, whole genome shotgun sequence genomic window:
- the LOC132944943 gene encoding histone-lysine N-methyltransferase SETDB1-B-like — MDDECINYNCKSKPNRKLFDAPKDACSYYTVQYMPNRKVCKPCLQKSIRYFDSVRRRFRNQECILDDEHPRKRRTIIELSDSDDDDAGNNATKPSTEDPDPQIAKLSTTVIRILKDTVEPLLSKQDELCESYLISKKAKLEERNELINNLMREADEGISEIYKELYKFDSQRKFKFDEEISMVDDCAQCGVWDNEVAIITTKQLPGLPDDLPARVKLIRPLLKQGDIVYGMKQSLLHPWVEATIKLAVSETSRYFNIIFGDGQETVLNYKHLAYINTSRDAQYPVGSRVIAKFQDMNIQLTDKFYVGVIAEPPKHLNNFRYLIFFDDGYTQYVYHKNIRLVCGQSRNVKDDVHENVREFIHVYFQKYPERPMVKFNKKQIVCTELNNIWGSAKVKNLDASLVQLKFLDTKNGHTEWMYRGSNRLGPIFNQLSSNNQNKPVRGLTDVYKLLNRPYIELENLTENDKTINIADSDNIRNTQENSGVIKSIEIPANCPKPKPYITHQCSNLCIIWVHYDYSQTKYMNVLSIPLHNGFMRSIITDKKIKLKKVIYTTPCGCNIDNEDRMHKYLKVTGCDISQMTIDLFNFDCMVDPLSLFSVPKVFIRIPDISYDMELKTISVVNSLNASVPKPIMYIKNRKTTPDINLNTDSKFLCGCDCIDNCEDKEKCSCWQLTNEGPKNYPNYFKDHDDIGYSFKRLHERVITGIYECNASCKCNKTCLNRVVQEPLKTSLQLFLTENKGWGVRTLADIPKGSFVCTYLGVVRTDDDTENDLKNDCLNWGQFMAELDFIETVEEAKDGYESYVVQPEDESEHNTSSSDYEELSTSSSDDASDDPNWAMRNKMNKMFVSKMSLRNLQHTNTKIDGEHELSKLNTQQKDQNESKSLRRFLDKDCGAYTLDSKISGNIGRYFNHSCDPNIFIQNVFVDTHDLRFPWVAYFALSNIPAGTELAWDYNYTVGCVKNKKLQCYCGARNCRGRLL; from the exons ATGGACGACGagtgcataaattataattgcaaaTCAAAACCTAATAGAAAGCTGTTCGACGCGCCAAAGGATGCGTGCAGTTATTACACCGTTCAGTACATGCCAAATCGCAAGGTGTGTAAGCCCTGTTTACAGAAAAGTATCCGATATTTTGACAGTGTCCGTAGGCGATTTAGAAACCAAGAATGTATACTCGACGACGAACATCCAAGAAAACGTAGAACTATTATTGAGTTGTCAGACTCTGATGACGATGATGCCGGAAACAATGCTACCAAGCCATCAACAGAAGACCCCGACCCGCAAATAGCTAAATTGTCTACAACAGTGATACGAATCTTGAAGGATACTGTGGAACCATTACTCTCTAAACAAGACGAACTGTGCGAAAGCTATTTGATTTCTAAAAAAGCCAAACTGGAAGAaagaaatgaattaataaacaatttaatgcgGGAGGCAGATGAGGGAATCTCAGAAATATACAAAGAATTATACAAGTTTGATAGTCAAAGGAAGTTTAAATTTGATGAAGAGATAAGTATGGTAGATGACTGTGCCCAATGTGGAGTTTGGGATAATGAAGTAGCCATTATAACAACTAAACAGTTACCTGGATTGCCAGATGATTTACCTGCAAGAGTCAAACTAATAAGACCCTTATTAAAACAGGGTGACATAGTGTATGGAATGAAACAGTCACTACTGCATCCGTGGGTTGAGGCGACTATTAAATTAGCAGTGAGTGAAACtagtagatattttaatatcatatttggcGATGGACAAGAAACAGTTttgaattataaacatttagcgTACATAAATACTTCAAGGGACGCACAGTATCCAGTAGGTAGTAGAGTGATCGCCAAATTCCAAGATATGAACATTCAATTGACGGATAAATTCTATGTAGGAGTTATAGCAGAACCACCAAAACACCTCAACAATTTCAG GTACCTTATATTCTTTGATGATGGATATACACAGTATGTATACCATAAGAATATTCGCCTTGTATGTGGTCAGTCACGAAATGTGAAGGACGATGTACATGAAAATGTTCGTGAATTCATCCATgtttatttccaaaaatatcCAGAACGACCTATGgtgaagtttaataaaaaacaaatagtttgCACAGAACTAAACAACATATGGGGTTCAGCCAAAGTGAAAAACCTAGATGCATCATTAGTACAGTTAAAATTCCTTGATACCAAAAACGGACACACAGAGTGGATGTATCGTGGCTCAAATAGGTTGGGCCCAATATTCAATCAATTAAGtagtaacaatcaaaataagcCTGTACGTGGTTTGACTGATGTTTATAAGTTACTAAATCGGCCATATATTGAACTAGAAAACCTGACTGAAAatgataaaactattaatattgcTGACAGTGACAACATTCGAAACACTCAAGAAAATAGTGGTGTAATTAAATCAATTGAAATACCGGCAAACTGTCCAAAACCTAAACCTTACATTACCCATCAATGTTctaatttgtgtataatatgggTTCACTATGACTAcagtcaaacaaaatatatgaatgtttTAAGCATTCCATTACATAATGGATTTATGAGGTCTATAAtaacagataaaaaaattaaattaaaaaaagtaatatatacCACTCCTTGCGGGTGTAATATAGATAATGAAGACAGAATGCATAAGTACTTAAAAGTGACAGGGTGTGATATTAGCCAAATGActatagatttatttaattttgattgtatGGTGGATCCGCTGTCTTTGTTTAGCGTACCAAAAGTGTTTATTCGCATACCCGACATATCATACGATATGGAGCTTAAAACAATAAGCGTTGTAAACAGTTTGAATGCCTCGGTACCAAAAcccataatgtatataaaaaatcgCAAAACTACCCCTGACATTAATTTGAATACAGACTCAAAATTTTTATGTGGATGCGATTGTATTGATAATTGCGAAGACAAAGAAAAATGTTCCTGTTGGCAACTTACCAACGAGGGTCCAAAAAATTATCCCAATTATTTCAAAGACCATGATGACATTGGCTACAGTTTCAAACGGCTACACGAACGAGTAATCACTGGTATTTATGAATGTAATGCCAgttgtaaatgtaataaaacttgTTTAAATCGAGTTGTTCAAGAACCACTGAAGACATCACTGCAattgtttttaactgaaaataaaGGATGGGGGGTGAGAACGCTTGCTGATATTCCCAAAGGAAGTTTTGTTTGTACATATCTTGGGGTGGTTCGCACAGACGATGATAccgaaaatgatttaaaaaatgattgtttAAACTGGGGCCAGTTTATGGCAGAATTGGATTTTATCGAGACAGTTGAAGAGGCCAAAGATGGATATGAAAGTTATGTAGTCCAGCCTGAAGACGAAAGTGAACATAATACTAGTTCATCTGATTATGAAGAGTTGTCTACTTCATCATCTGATGATGCATCTGATGATCCTAATTGGGCAATGcggaataaaatgaataaaatgtttgtatctaAAATGTCGTTAAGGAATTTACaacatacaaatacaaaaattgatGGTGAACATGAACTTTCCAAGTTAAATACTCAACAAAAAGATCAAAATGAAAGTAAATCTTTGCGAAGGTTCCTAGATAAAGACTGTGGCGCCTACACATTAGATTCTAAAATCAGTGGAAACATAGGTCGCTATTTTAATCATTCCTGTGaccctaatatatttattcaaaatgtttttgttgatACACATGACCTCAGATTTCCATGGGTGGCGTACTTTGCGCTATCAAATATTCCAGCAGGAACCGAACTAGCATGGgattataattatactgtaggatgcgtgaaaaataaaaaacttcagTGCTATTGCGGGGCAAGAAATTGCAGAGGTAGACTTTTGTAA
- the LOC132945121 gene encoding nuclear RNA export factor 1, with the protein MADLDCEHERTSRPSTSEGGGDRYSDRRGFNKKVTFKANNRGDNHFHKSWDGTNDLACDQPKSEIRRSFPRRNHRPCGRGKYKNLSWSLKESSTGWYSVFVPNVEDSDEVLKIIKTYITPVVFYPYNKQYFDNALRFLVDDNKVAKVLHNASYKITQRDDQKLTLKVSSYLPPHGPTSLTPVSSEVKEKMVKAMATRYNPSDKSLDLSKLYACPLFTNEQMFVPLNRPAVLLAALNIAAQHTKHDLYGLSLENNHIYLGEGLKWIRRLFPELKVLNLASNKLSDLKVLKCLSGYTIEGLNLSRNPVCNTKDKERYRRDIQKFFPMLNKLDNSEVPSRYSAIVESKFKMPVNLGNSYPIPKSHNPELPNPVMTMVESFLTQYYERYDNQVSRQMVSEAYSENATFTLSSCFLPKNNKGSLSLYLPESRNFLKSKQKNQPRHCLLHRGKENIIDFLGKLPKTKHDLGSFIVDVPLATAILVQIVLNGVFVEDFKETNYKHICRSFCRTFCIVPVGNGWSIISDMLFITTITEDLLVETSKRFYVFKPKRNNLNSNSNQNLTMFIEDIDETESSPFHQQQPMFSFYQPSLVKAPINRQQPSSSCLGDMQTSTPQIQHMAPGASVNFQPDFPQQSTASFSMLNATTVSTTAFTTINQSSTEVPVHLIIDANENPHKLTMIKSFSNESGMNNEWAEKCLEENGWDYVKAASCFLDMRSNIPSVAFINQSVYNKT; encoded by the exons ATGGCAGATTTAG aTTGTGAACATGAACGAACTTCAAGACCTAGTACTAGTGAAGGCGGTGGTGATCGATACTCAGATCGTCGTGGTTTTAATAAAAAGGTGACATTTAAAGCAAACAACCGTGGAGATAATCATTTTCATAAAAGTTGGGATGGTACAAATGACTTGGCTTGTGATCAACCGAAAAGTGAAATTCGACg ATCTTTTCCTAGAAGAAATCATCGCCCTTGTGGTCGTGGTAAATACAAAAACTTATCTTGGTCTTTAAAAGAAAGTAGTACTGGATGGTATTCAGTATTT GTGCCAAATGTTGAAGATAGTGATGaagtcttaaaaataataaaaacttatatcaCACCGGTTGTGTTTTATCCATATAAT aagcaatattttgataatgCATTAAGATTTCTTGTTGATGATAATAAAGTTGCTAAAGTATTGCACAACGCTAGTTATAAGATAACACAAAGAGATGATCAAAAA ttaACTTTAAAAGTGTCATCATATTTGCCTCCACATGGTCCTACATCATTGACACCAGTATCTAGTGAAGTAAAAGAGAAAATGGTAAAGGCCATGGCGACTCGTTATAATCCTAGTGACAAGAGTTTGGATTTGTCAAAATTGTATGCATGTCCAC tttTTACCAATGAACAAATGTTTGTACCATTAAATCGACCAGCAGTTCTTTTGGCAGCGCTCAACATAGCTGCTCAACATACCAAACATGACTTGTATGGCTTGAGTCTTGAAAACAATCACATATACTTAGGTGAAGGTCTTAAATGGATACGTAGGTTGTTCCCTGAACTGAAAGTATTGAATTTGGCTAGTAACAAA TTATCTGATTTAAAAGTGCTAAAGTGTCTCTCAGGTTACACTATTGAAGGGCTGAACTTGTCTAGAAATCCTGTGTGTAACACAAAGGACAAAGAGCGTTACAGGCg GgatatacaaaaattttttccTATGCTAAACAAGTTG gATAACTCAGAAGTGCCGTCTCGGTACAGTGCAATTGTTGAATCCAAGTTCAAAATGCCAGTTAACTTGGGCAATAGTTACCCAATACCAAAAAGCCATAATCCTGAATTGCCAAATCCAGTTATGACTATGGTAGAATCATTTCTCACACAATACTATGAACGATACGATAACCAAGTGTCTAGACAAATGGTTTCAGAAGCTTACAGTGAAAATGCCACATTTACATTATCCAGTTGTTTTCTACctaaaaa taataaagGTAGTTTATCGCTGTACCTACCTGAAAGTAGAAATTTTTTGAAGTCTAAGCAAAAAAATCAACCAAGACATTGTTTGTTACATAGAGGCAAGGAAAACATAATAGACTTTTTAGGAAAGTTACCTAAAACCAAGCATGATCTTGGCTCATTCATAGTTGATGTTCCATTGGCAACT gccaTATTGGTTCAGATTGTCCTAAATGGTGTTTTTGTTGAAGACTTTAAAGAAACCAACTATAAGCATATATGCCGATCATTCTGTAGAACATTCTGTATAGTGCCGGTCGGAAATGGTTGGAGTATAATTAGTGATATGTTGTTTATAACAACAATCACCGAAGATTTATTAGTA GAGACTTCAAAACGATTCTATGTTTTCAAAccaaaaagaaataatttaaatagcaaCAGTAACCAAAATTTAACAATGTTTATAGAAGATATAGATGAAACGGAATCATCGCCGTTCCATCAACAGCAACCCATGTTTTCATTTTATCAGCCTTCACTAGTGAAGGCTCCTATAAATCGACAGCAGCCATCATCTTCTTGTCTAGGGGACATGCAGACATCTACTCCACAGATCCAACATATGGCGCCTGGAGCATCTGTAAATTTCCAACCTGATTTTCCGCAGCAATCAACTGCTTCATTTTCTATGCTCAACGCAACAACGGTTTCGACTACAGCGTTTACCACTATAAATCAATCGTCAACTGAAGTGCCTGTACATTTGATCATTGATGCAAATGAAAATCCCCATAAGTTGACTATGATTAAGAGTTTTTCAAATGAGTCTGGTATGAATAATGAATGGGCTGAAAA ATGTTTAGAAGAAAATGGCTGGGATTATGTTAAAGCGGCTTCATGTTTTTTAGACATGAGATCTAATATTCCAAGTGTGGCTTTCATAAATCAAAGCGTCtataacaaaacataa